In the Actinomycetes bacterium genome, CTTGCCGACCTGGGCGAGCGCGGCCTCGACGGCGGTTGCGGCCGCGGCCGTGGGGGGTGGGGCAGTCGCGAAGCCGTCCAGGCCCAGGGCGCGGGCTCTGGCCGCGGCCGTGGCCAGGACGGCCCGCCTGGCCGCCTCCTCGCGCGCGCGCGCCTCGGCGACCAGCCGCCGCACGTGGCGCTCGGCGCCGGCCAGCAGCTCGCGCTGGAGGGCGAGCCGGCGCTCGATGCCCGAGCGCTGGGCGGCGAGCCGGCGGCGCACCGCGAGGACCTCGGCCTGGGTCGACTGCAGCTCGGCGACCAGGGCCGTCACCCGGTCGGTGCGCTGGCGCACCTGGGCGACGGCGTGCCGGCCGGCGTCCAGCGAGCGGTCCACCGCCCGCCTGGCCACCGCCAGCTCGTGGCCGTCCTGGACCACCAGCAGCAGCTCGAACGGGGCCATGGGCCCGTTGATGTAGAGCGAGCGCACCTGGTCGTCGAAGCTCGCGCGG is a window encoding:
- a CDS encoding NlpC/P60 family protein; this encodes MPVPHSRLCRAAVAVLLAGLLVAPAARATPGPSPEVGRIDRTPAGATPIQRRVDRARAEATRIQRRIDRLHTEVEILAEAHAANAERLDAVIRASVAHQRELAEGELELEAARASFDDQVRSLYINGPMAPFELLLVVQDGHELAVARRAVDRSLDAGRHAVAQVRQRTDRVTALVAELQSTQAEVLAVRRRLAAQRSGIERRLALQRELLAGAERHVRRLVAEARAREEAARRAVLATAAARARALGLDGFATAPPPTAAAATAVEAALAQVGKPYRWGATGPDAFDCSGLVGWAWGRAGTPLPRTSRQQWSAGAHVD